From one Bos indicus x Bos taurus breed Angus x Brahman F1 hybrid chromosome 7, Bos_hybrid_MaternalHap_v2.0, whole genome shotgun sequence genomic stretch:
- the TSPAN17 gene encoding tetraspanin-17 isoform X3, giving the protein MPGKHQHFQEPEVGCCGKYFLFGFNIVFWVLGALFLAIGLWAWSEKGVLSNISALTDLGGLDPVWLFVVVGGVMSVLGFAGCIGALRENTFLLKFWSCCGARGPNDWNLNIYFNCTDLNPSRERCGVPFSCCVRDPAEDVLNTQCGYDVRLKLVREELEQQGFIHTKGCVGQFEKWLQDNLIVVAGVFVGIALLQIFGICLAQNLVSDIKAVKANWIKYDDGYKLLK; this is encoded by the exons ATGCCCGGCAAGCACCAGCACTTCCAGGAACCCGAGGTCGGCTGCTGCGGGAAATACTTCCTGTTTGGCTTCAACATCGTCTTCTGG GTGCTGGGGGCCCTGTTCCTGGCCATCGGTCTCTGGGCCTGGAGTGAGAAG GGCGTTCTCTCCAACATCTCGGCACTGACAGATCTGGGAGGCCTTGACCCTGTGTGGCTGTTTGTGGTGGTTGGAGGCGTCATGTCCGTGCTGGGCTTTGCCGGCTGCATTGGGGCCCTCCGGGAGAACACCTTCCTGCTCAAATTT TGGTCTTGCTGCGGAGCCCGAGGGCCCAACGACTGGAACCTCAATATCTACTTCAACTGCACTGACTTGAACCCCAGCCGGGAGCGCTGCGGGGTGCCCTTCTCCTGCTGTGTCAGGGACCCAGCG GAGGATGTCCTCAACACTCAGTGTGGCTACGACGTCCGGCTCAAACTGGTGAGAGAg GAGCTGGAGCAGCAGGGCTTCATCCACACCAAAGGCTGCGTGGGCCAGTTTGAAAAGTGGCTGCAGGACAACCTGATTGTTGTGGCAGGGGTCTTCGTGGGCATCGCCCTTCTCCAG ATCTTTGGCATCTGCCTGGCCCAGAACCTCGTCAGCGACATCAAGGCAGTGAAGGCCAACTG
- the TSPAN17 gene encoding tetraspanin-17 isoform X1: MPGKHQHFQEPEVGCCGKYFLFGFNIVFWVLGALFLAIGLWAWSEKGVLSNISALTDLGGLDPVWLFVVVGGVMSVLGFAGCIGALRENTFLLKFFSVFLGLIFFLELATGILAFVFKDWIRDQLNLFINNNVKAYRDDIDLQNLIDFAQEYWSCCGARGPNDWNLNIYFNCTDLNPSRERCGVPFSCCVRDPAEDVLNTQCGYDVRLKLVREELEQQGFIHTKGCVGQFEKWLQDNLIVVAGVFVGIALLQIFGICLAQNLVSDIKAVKANWIKYDDGYKLLK; encoded by the exons ATGCCCGGCAAGCACCAGCACTTCCAGGAACCCGAGGTCGGCTGCTGCGGGAAATACTTCCTGTTTGGCTTCAACATCGTCTTCTGG GTGCTGGGGGCCCTGTTCCTGGCCATCGGTCTCTGGGCCTGGAGTGAGAAG GGCGTTCTCTCCAACATCTCGGCACTGACAGATCTGGGAGGCCTTGACCCTGTGTGGCTGTTTGTGGTGGTTGGAGGCGTCATGTCCGTGCTGGGCTTTGCCGGCTGCATTGGGGCCCTCCGGGAGAACACCTTCCTGCTCAAATTT TTCTCTGTGTTCCTTGGCCTCATCTTCTTCCTGGAGCTGGCAACAGGGATCCTGGCCTTCGTCTTCAAGGACTGGATTCGAGACCAGCTCAACCTCTTCATCAACAACAATGTCAAGGCCTATCGGGACGACATTGACCTCCAGAACCTCATTGACTTTGCTCAGGAATAC TGGTCTTGCTGCGGAGCCCGAGGGCCCAACGACTGGAACCTCAATATCTACTTCAACTGCACTGACTTGAACCCCAGCCGGGAGCGCTGCGGGGTGCCCTTCTCCTGCTGTGTCAGGGACCCAGCG GAGGATGTCCTCAACACTCAGTGTGGCTACGACGTCCGGCTCAAACTGGTGAGAGAg GAGCTGGAGCAGCAGGGCTTCATCCACACCAAAGGCTGCGTGGGCCAGTTTGAAAAGTGGCTGCAGGACAACCTGATTGTTGTGGCAGGGGTCTTCGTGGGCATCGCCCTTCTCCAG ATCTTTGGCATCTGCCTGGCCCAGAACCTCGTCAGCGACATCAAGGCAGTGAAGGCCAACTG
- the TSPAN17 gene encoding tetraspanin-17 isoform X2, with protein sequence MPGKHQHFQEPEVGCCGKYFLFGFNIVFWVLGALFLAIGLWAWSEKGVLSNISALTDLGGLDPVWLFVVVGGVMSVLGFAGCIGALRENTFLLKFFSVFLGLIFFLELATGILAFVFKDWIRDQLNLFINNNVKAYRDDIDLQNLIDFAQEYWSCCGARGPNDWNLNIYFNCTDLNPSRERCGVPFSCCVRDPAEDVLNTQCGYDVRLKLELEQQGFIHTKGCVGQFEKWLQDNLIVVAGVFVGIALLQIFGICLAQNLVSDIKAVKANWIKYDDGYKLLK encoded by the exons ATGCCCGGCAAGCACCAGCACTTCCAGGAACCCGAGGTCGGCTGCTGCGGGAAATACTTCCTGTTTGGCTTCAACATCGTCTTCTGG GTGCTGGGGGCCCTGTTCCTGGCCATCGGTCTCTGGGCCTGGAGTGAGAAG GGCGTTCTCTCCAACATCTCGGCACTGACAGATCTGGGAGGCCTTGACCCTGTGTGGCTGTTTGTGGTGGTTGGAGGCGTCATGTCCGTGCTGGGCTTTGCCGGCTGCATTGGGGCCCTCCGGGAGAACACCTTCCTGCTCAAATTT TTCTCTGTGTTCCTTGGCCTCATCTTCTTCCTGGAGCTGGCAACAGGGATCCTGGCCTTCGTCTTCAAGGACTGGATTCGAGACCAGCTCAACCTCTTCATCAACAACAATGTCAAGGCCTATCGGGACGACATTGACCTCCAGAACCTCATTGACTTTGCTCAGGAATAC TGGTCTTGCTGCGGAGCCCGAGGGCCCAACGACTGGAACCTCAATATCTACTTCAACTGCACTGACTTGAACCCCAGCCGGGAGCGCTGCGGGGTGCCCTTCTCCTGCTGTGTCAGGGACCCAGCG GAGGATGTCCTCAACACTCAGTGTGGCTACGACGTCCGGCTCAAACTG GAGCTGGAGCAGCAGGGCTTCATCCACACCAAAGGCTGCGTGGGCCAGTTTGAAAAGTGGCTGCAGGACAACCTGATTGTTGTGGCAGGGGTCTTCGTGGGCATCGCCCTTCTCCAG ATCTTTGGCATCTGCCTGGCCCAGAACCTCGTCAGCGACATCAAGGCAGTGAAGGCCAACTG
- the EIF4E1B gene encoding eukaryotic translation initiation factor 4E type 1B: protein MAGCPWSPGYSMAAARPAEEAEDGIQKWKKEDEKEEEEAGAGPCMGEEALRKTPEEGKPDLHPLLNRWALWFFKNDRSRAWQNNLHRVTKFNTVEDFWAIYNNIQLASKLSSGCDYALFKDGIKPMWEDSRNKRGGRWLVSLTKQQRHIELDHLWLETLLCLIGESFGEHSQEVCGAVINIRAKGDKIAVWTREAENQEGVLHIGRVYKERLGLSTKTIIGYQAHADTATKSNSLAKNKFVV from the exons ATGGCTGGGTGCCCGTGGAGCCCAGGCTACAGCATGGCTGCCGCCCGCCCT GCTGAAGAGGCTGAGGATGGGATCCAAAAGTGGAAGAAAGAggatgagaaagaggaggaggaggcaggcgcGGGGCCGTGCATGGGAGAGGAGGCTCTGAGGAAGACCCCGGAGGAGGGCAAGCCGGACTTACACCCGCTGCTCAACAG GTGGGCTCTGTGGTTCTTCAAGAATGACCGCAGCCGAGCCTGGCAGAACAACCTGCATCGGGTCACCAAGTTCAACACCGTGGAGGACTTCTGGGC GATATATAATAATATCCAGCTGGCCAGTAAGCTCTCTTCCGGCTGTGACTACGCCCTGTTCAAG GATGGCATTAAGCCCATGTGGGAAGACAGCAGGAATAAGCGGGGTGGCCGCTGGCTGGTCAGCCTCACAAAGCAGCAGCGCCACATTGAGCTGGACCACCTGTGGCTGGAGACA CTGCTGTGTCTCATCGGGGAGAGCTTTGGGGAGCACAGCCAGGAAGTATGTGGGGCCGTCATCAACATCCGAGCCAAGGGGGACAAGATTGCTGTGTGGACACGGGAGGCAGAGAACCAGGAAGGCGTGCTACACATTGG GCGTGTCTACAAAGAGCGCCTGGGCCTCTCCACAAAGACCATCATTGGGTACCAGGCCCACGCAGACACAGCCACCAAGAGCAACTCCTTAGCCAAGAACAAATTTGTGGTGTGA